From the Chryseobacterium sp. G0201 genome, the window CCCGGCCTTAAGTATAGAAAAGAAAAATGAATGTCTTGATGCCGGAAAATTTATAAGGATTTTATTAGAAAAGGACATCAAGCCTTCGGATATCATGACGCGTAAAGCATTTGAAAATGCGCTTCGTATCATCATTGTTCTGGGTGGAAGCACCAATGCCGTATTACATTTTATTGCAATGGCAAAAAGCGTCGGAGTTTCCGTAACGCAGGATGATTTTCAGAAAATGAGCGATGTAACGCCTGTTTTGGCAGATTTAAAACCAAGCGGTAAATATTTGATGCAGGATCTTCATGAGCATGGAGGAATACCTGCGGTTATGAAATATTTATTAAATGAAGGTCTACTACACGGTGATTGTCTTACAGTTACAGGGAAAACATTGGAAGAAAATTTAGCACAAATACCTTCTCTTGATTTTTCAAAGCAAAAAATTATCAAACCTATTTCTGAACCTGTAAAATCAACAGGTCACATCAGAATTCTATACGGTAATCTCGCAGAAAAGGGAAGTGTGGCAAAAATTACAGGAAAGGAAGGTGAAAAATTTGTGGGTAAAGCGAGAGTTTTTGATGGAGAAAAAAATCTCATCAGAGGAATACAAGACGGAAACGTGAAACATGGCGATGTCATTGTTATTAGACATGAAGGGCCAAAAGGCGCACCAGGAATGCCTGAAATGCTAAAACCTACAAGCGCTTTGATCGGTGCAGGGTTCGGAAACAGTGTTGCTTTAATTACAGACGGTCGTTTTAGTGGCGGAACTCACGGTTTTGTGGTAGGACACATTACTCCGGAAGCGTATGAAGGAGGTTTAATAGCATTTGTAAATGATGAGGATATCATTGAAATCGACGCAGTAAACAATACGATTCAGCTTAAAGTTTCTGAAGAAGAAATTAAGAGGAGAAAAAAAGATTGGGTAAAACCGGAATTAAATGTAAAAAAAGGGTTGTTATTCAAATATGCAATGACGGTTTCTTCAGCAGCAGAGGGCTGCGTTACAGATGAATTTTAAAAAACACAGAAAATGAAAAATGAAGGTTTAAACAATGATAAAGAGAGTCTGTTGATGGGGATGGAACTTAGCGGGAGCCAAATTATTCTCGAAGCATTTTTGCGGGAAGGAGTAAAAACAATGTTTGGTTATCCTGGAGGTGCTATCATTCCTATTTATGATGCTTTGTTTGATTATAAAGAACGTTTAGAGCATATTTTGGTACGTCATGAGCAGGGTGCGGTTCACGCTGCTCAGGGGTTTGCAAGAGTTTCAGATGAGGTTGGAGTTGCTTTGGCGACAAGCGGTCCTGGTGCAACCAATCTTGTGACAGGTTTGGCAGATGCATTGTTAGACAGTACGCCTGTTGTCTGCATTACGGGTCAGGTTTTTGATCATCTTTTAGGAACAGATGCTTTTCAGGAAATTGATGTCATCGGTATCACAACTCCCGTTACCAAATGGAATTATCAGGTTACCAATGCAGAAGAGCTTTCCGAAGTTTTAGCGAAAGCTTTTTACATTGCAAAATCCGGGAGACCGGGGCCTGTTGTTATTGATGTTACTAAAAATGCTCAGTTACAGAAGGTTGTCTATAAAGGATATACATCATGTTATTCCGTGAGAAGTTATCAGCCCGAATCTGAACCGAATGATGAAAATATTAAAAAAGCAGCTAAATTAATTAACAATTCAAATCGCCCTTTCATTATTGTAGGTCAGGGAGTTATTTTAGGAAAAGCAGAAACGGAATTTCTACAGTTTGCAGAAAAATCAGGAATTCCTGTTGCTTGGACGCTTCTAGGAATAGGCGTAATTCCTACAAATCATCATCTCGCTGTGGGAATGGTTGGAATGCATGGAAATTACGGACCAAATTTACTGACAAATGAATGTGATGTTTTGATTGCTGTCGGAATGCGCTTTGACGACCGCGTGACGGGAAAACTTGATGAATACGCAAAACAGGCGAAAATAATTCATTTTGATATTGATAAAGCAGAAATTAATAAGAATGTAAAAACCGATGTTCCCATTTTAGGAAACTGTAAGGAAACACTGCCTTTAGTGACGGATTTAATTACGTCTAAAGATCATTCAGATTGGCAGGGAAAATTCAGAAACTGTCATGAGATAGAACAAATTAATTTGATCAGTAATGAATTAAATCCTTCCGAGGGCGATATCACGATGGGAGAAGTGATCAGAAATATCAATGAATTAACGAAGGGAGAAGCCGTAATTGTTACAGATGTCGGTCAGCATCAGATGGTTGCCTGCCGGTATTCCAAATTCAATCATTCTAAAAGTAATATTACAAGCGGAGGGTTAGGTACAATGGGATTTTGCCTTCCTGCTGCGATTGGAGCTGCTTACGGAAAACCTGATCGACAGATTATTGCAATCATGGGAGATGGCGGAGCTCAGATGAATATTCAGGAGTTGGGCACCATAATGCAATATAAACCAGATGTGAAAATCATCATTCTCAACAATAGTTTTCTTGGGATGGTAAGACAGTGGCAGGAATTGTTTCATGAAGAAAGATATTCTTTTGTAGATATTCAAAGTCCTGATTTTGTACAGGTTGCAAAAGGGTATGGAATTAATGGTAAAAAAGTAACAGAAAGAAAAGATTTAAAAACAAGTGTTGAAGAAATGCTTGCTCATAAAGGAGCTTATCTTTTGGAAGTAATGGTTGATAAAAAATACAATGTTTTTCCGATGGTTCCGCAAGGGAAAAGTGTGTCTAAAGTTGTTTTAAACAATAATGAAATTTAAAATAAAAATATGGAAACAGATAAAAAAGAATTTACCATCACCACCTATACAGAGAATTATTTGGGAGTAATAAGCCGGATCAATAATATATTTTCCAGAAGGAGAATTGTTGTTGAAAACCTTAATGTAGGTCCTTGTGAAGTACAGGGCATTAAAAAATTTATCATTGTGATTAATGAAAATGAAGAAGCCATAAAAAAACTGGTAAACCAAATCGAAAAACAAGTCGATGTCTTGGAAGTTCATTATCACAGAAATCCTTGTATGACGGTATTAAGAAATGCAGGGAATTATTAAAATCAAAGTAATAACGTAAATAAAATAGTAAATAATGGCAAAATTAAATTTTGGAGGAATAGAAGAAAATGTAGTAACAAGACAGGAGTTTCCATTAGAAAAAGCTCAGGAAGTATTAAAAAACGAAGTAGTAGCAGTTATCGGATATGGAGTGCAAGGTCCTGGACAAGCGCTTAATCAAAGAGATAATGGTATCAATGTAATTGTAGGCCAAAGAAAAAATTCAAAATCATGGGATAAAGCCATTGCAGACGGATTTGTTCCCGGAGAAACGTTATTTGAAATTGAAGAAGCGCTTAAAAAAGGAACCATTATCTGTTATCTTTTAAGTGATGCCGCTCAGATAGAATATTGGCCAAAAGTAAAAGAACATTTAACACCTGGTAAAGCATTATATTTCTCACACGGTTTTGGAATTACCTTCAGCGAACGTACAGGAATTGTTCCACCAGACGATGTAGATGTTTTTTTGGTAGCCCCAAAAGGTTCCGGGACATCATTAAGAAGGATGTTCCTTCAAAATAGAGGATTGAACAGTAGTTTTGCCGTTTATCAGGATGTTACAGGTAAAGCTAGAGATCGAGTAATCGCCTTGGGAATAGCAGTTGGAAGCGGTTATTTGTTTGAGACGGATTTCAAAAAAGAAGTATATAGCGATCTTACAGGAGAAAGAGGAACATTAATGGGTGCTGTGCAGGGAATTTTTGCCGCACAATATGAAGTACTGAGAAAGAATGGCCACAGTCCTTCCGAAGCTTTTAATGAAACGGTAGAGGAGCTTACACAATCATTAATGCCATTGGTTGCAGAAAACGGAATGGACTGGATGTATGCCAATTGCAGTACAACCGCCCAAAGAGGAGCATTAGATTGGTGGAAACGTTTTAAGGATGCTACTTCTCCCATTTTTGAAGAATTATACAACAATGTAGCTTCCGGAAATGAAGCGCAATTATCTATTGACAGTAACAGCAAACCTGATTACAGGGAAAAACTGGATGCCGAATTAGCAGAACTTCGAGAAAGCGAAATATGGCAGGCCGGAAAAACAGTCCGTAGTTTAAGACCGGAAAATAATTGATTGTGATGAAAGAGAAAAATCGGCAGACCGTTACTTTGGATAATGTCCAAAAGGCGGCTGAGAGACTCAAAGATGTCAGTGTTCGAACTCCGTTGTTAGTAAATAATAATTTATCAACTATTTATGAGGCTCAGATCAATTTTAAAAGAGAAGACTTACAACGAGTACGATCTTATAAAATACGAGGAGCTTATAATAAAATGGCAACGCTGTCTAAAGAAAGTCTTTCGAAAGGGGTAGTATGTGCCAGTGCAGGAAATCATGCGCAAGGGGTTGCTTTTGCATGCAGTGCAATGAAAACAAAAGGAACAATATTTATGCCTTTGCCGACGCCTGGTCAAAAACTGGAGCAGGTGAAAATGTTCGGGGGCAATTATGTAGATATAGTTCTCTATGGAGATACTTTTGATGAAGCTAAAGATGCTGCATTAGAATTTTGTGAAAAGAATGAAGGAGTATTTATCCATCCATTTGACGATCCTGCTATTATTGAAGGACAAGCTACGGTGGCATTAGAAATCTTGGAGCAGGCAGATGGACTTATCGATTATCTTTTTCTACCCATTGGCGGTGGCGGATTAGCTGCTGGAGTTTGCAGTGTCTTTCAATCCCTCTCTCCGAAAACAAAAATTATAGGAACAGAACCTTCCGGCGCAGCCAGCATGACCAAAGCAATGGAACAAGGGAAGCCTTTCTATTTAGAAAAAATCAGCCGTTTTGTAGATGGAGCGGCAGTACAGAAAGTAGGAGACCTTAACTTTAATATCTGTCAGAATGCACTGCATGATGTTGTTACGATTGAGGAAGGGATGATCTGTGAAACCATACTTTCGCTCTATAACAAAGATGCGGTGGTGGTAGAGCCTGCCGGAGCTTTATCGGTGGCTGCTTTAGAGAAATACAAAGAAGAAATTAAAGGTAAAAATGTAGTATGTATTATCAGTGGAAGCAATAATGACATTACCCGAATGGAAGAGATAAAAGAAAAGGCATTGTTATACGCTGGGCTAAAACACTATTTTTTGGTGAGGTTTCCTCAGCGGCCGGGGGCTTTAAAATCTTTTGTAATGGATGTTTTGGGGACAAATGATGATATTACAACTTTTGAATACACCAAGAAAAATTCAAAAGAGAAAGGAATAGCGGTTGTTGGGATCGTTTTAAAGAATAATGAAGATTTTGAACCTTTATTATTTAACATGAAAAAATATGATTTTTTCGTCAACTATCTTAACAATGATCCTTCCTTAATGAATATTCTTATTTAGCTATACTATTCTAAAAATCAATGATGGAAAAGAAAGCTTCACAATTTGTGAAGCTTTTCTGTATTATGTATAATGGTGATTAAGTATGTCTGATCTTCAATTTCAAAGAAAAAGGACAGATTTTTATCTTTCCAGTGTAAAATTAGAAATCACTTTCGGACGGTCAACTTCATTGGCTACTTTCCATGAAGTTCTGTACATCCATTCCGTCATTTTATAGAGTTTTTTATAATTAATATTTTCAGATTCATCTTGCGGAGTGTGATATTGATCATGCAAAACACTCGTGAAAAATATCGCAGGAATTCCCACTTTAGCATACGGAAGATGATCGCTTCTGAAATAAAAATATTCCGCATGATTCGGAGAATCCCAGTCTTTCAGATATTTGAATTTTGTACTTTCATTATTGGCATCCTCAGCCATTTTTACCAATTCTTCTGAGTTTTTATGAGGTGCATTACCTCCTAATAAAGCGGCTTCATTATTGTCGTTTCTTCCGATCATATCACCATTTAGGACGGCAACAATTTTTTCTTTGGGAACTACAGGATGAGCGGCGTGCCATCTTGAACCCAATAATCCTCTTTCTTCAGCACCATGAAAAACAAATAAAATACTTCTCTTTCCAGGTTGTTTTTTATAAGCTCTTGCCATGGCTAACATTGCAACACAAGTACTTGCATTATCATCGGCTCCGTTGTAGATCGTATCGTTTTTTACGGGATGTCTTACTCCATCGTGATCTTGGTGACCGCTTAGTAAGACGTATTCATCTTTTAATGTTGGATCGGTTCCTTCAATCTTTCCAATAATGTTCACAGAAGGATATTTGTACGTTTCTGTGATGAGGTTTAAAGAAATTTTAGGATTATTTTTCACCCAATTGGCATTTTCTCTTTTGATCCAGAGAACAGGAATATTATTCGTTACTTTTTCTCTTAATCCTTCCACACCGTAAACGCCTCTTGTCATTTGTGGCAGAACTTCAACCCAACTTTTTTCAGAAGTATCATCGGTGATGAAAATGATCGCTTTTGCGCCTAATTCAAAGGCTTTGTTGTAATATTTAGTTCTTACAAATCCGGGATATCTTCTCACGAAAAGGGTCATTTCTTTGTCGATATTTTTATCGGACGCATTGATGGCAAGAATTTTTCCTTTAATATTTAATTTTGAAAGATCTTCAGGTTCGGTAGTTCCGGCATAAACGATTTCAGCATCAATATTAGCATTTACAGGTTCTGCTACAAGGAAATCTTTCCACAATTTTAGAGAGTTTTCTCCAATCTTCAAGCTGCTTTGCGGGATGACCTGATGTCTGTACATATCAAAGAACTGGAAAAAAGTTCCGTTGTCTCCGGCGGGCTTCATTCCTGCTTCCTTGGCTTTGTCGGCCAGCCACATGGAAACTTTTAATTCATCTAAAGTTCCGGCTTCACGACCCCAGAATTGATCGGCAGCCAATTCGTACATATCTTTTCTAAGATCTGTTTCTTTGATGGCAGAAACCAAAGGTTTCTTATAGTTTTGAGCATTTCCAAGACTGAAAATAAATAGCGTGAAAACGGATAACAAATACTGTTTTTTAATCATGCTTTTTAAAATTTTAATTAAAGTTAGCCAATTTTTCAGAAAACTGTTTTGAAAACTCTTTTCTGTCTTCTTCAAGTTTTTCCTTATTTGAAGGTAAAATATAATTGAAAAGTAACTTGTCTTCGTTATCTAAAAAAACGATTTCCTTTTCTTCACCATCAATCATTTGAGCAAAAATCTCCCACATTGGCGTGTCTTTTAATCTTAATAATTCAAAAAACTGCTCCGCTTTTATTTGTATTGTCTTCATTTTCATTTTTTATTTAATTATTCATTCATCATTCCATTACCCATATTTAAAACTCTAATAATTTAAGTTTAAACTGTATGGCAAAGTTCTGCTTAAAATTAGGAGTTGTGTAATAACCAACTCTGTAGAATATTCCTAAATTGAAATAACTGGAAAGGAAATTCGTCCATTCCAACCCAACTTCCTGGTACAGATGATCCAGTTTTCTGAAATTGAATTGATGATATTCAGGATGTTTCATATCTCCGATCGTTCCTCTTAACACAAAATCAAAACTCGAAACATTCTGCCCGAAACTTTTGAAATACCAAGGGATTTTATGAGTGAAATAGTAGGCTATGAATTTATCATTATAAAATTTTCCTCCTTCCAATGTTGCAAAACCTAAATAAGAGGTAAGGTTAAAATTAATGTCTCTGCTGGGAGAAGCCAAACCGTTCATTGTGAAATTTTTCCAGATGGGAGCCTCACCGAGAACCATTCCTCCATAAAATCTTACGCCCGTAGTTCCGAGCATTGTTTTAAAATTATGAACAAAAAGAGCATCAAAACGGGTGTAGTTAAAGTCTCCGCCTAATATTTTAAAACTCTGTTCGTAATTAAAATAAAGCTCCGGATATTTTTGATCAATAATAGACTTTCCCTGCGGAGTCATAATATTGGTAGAATTCGGAGAATATTTTAGGGTGAATAAGGTGTTGAAATTCTCAAACGCGGGACCGCTGTCTCTAAATTGATAATCGAATTTAGCTTCTTCAAAATTTCTTTTTGCAGCGAAAACCAATGTCAGACCATTGGTAACATCGTTCAGATAAGAAATGGAAGCGCCTCTGTAATGATAATATTTATCGTTATTAAGGTTGTTTCCATAATTCATCATCCTCATTTTGAAGTTCCATAATCTTCTGTAAAATTCTCCCGAAGCGGTAACATCATTATAATAATCTACCCTGAAAAATGAATTTTTATCTAAATTGGTTTTAATATCAAGCCCGATTCCGTACTTCCATTTATCATCCTTGAAACCGTATGCAAAATAGTAATCCGGTGAAAAATAAGGATTAAAATTTTCATTCAATTTAGCCTTTAAACCAACTCTGAAACCTTCATAAGAGTTGAAATTAACAATTTCATCCACCGCAAAATCTACGATTCCTGCTCGGATCTGCCCATTGATCAAACCTGTTAATATTCTGGCTTTGTTATCAATATTGTATTTTTTTCCGAGGCTGTCGATGGTAGTGTAGGTATTTTTTTCTCTGTCTGTCAGAGGTTCAGTTCGATATAGATCGAGCGACTTTCCGTCTGCATTTTTTACAGCGAAAGTGTATCCTTTGAAATCTTTGGGATCTTCTTCAACAGGCGATTTGAAGTCGAAATATTTTGAAGTGAGAAAAGCATAAGTTCCAAAATTTCTTTTATCCTTGTTCTCCGTTTCATCTTTATTCTGGCTTCTTTTGTCTTCCTGCATCGCCATTTTATTCATTCTGAGCTTTACCGTTTCGTGGGCTAAAAACCATTTATTGTTATAGAAAATCCAGGTGCTGGTAATGATTCCGTCGTTTTTATTTTTACTGAAATTCTCTATTTTTTTAATTCCATAAGTTTCAGTATCAATATAGATTGCGCCGTTGTATTTTCTTTTTTTATCAGGCTTTTTGTAATTCACTTCACGAAAACGGATGACGAAATTTTTTCTGCCATCCATCTCAATAGTATCTGTTAAAAAGAATCGATATAACCCTCGATTTTCCTGTTTCAACTGATTAGGAACTTTATCCCTGTTACTTTGCTGGAGAGCGATCATCTCATAAATGGGTTGTTTAAGACCCGAAATTCTGTTGTCCAGAATGTTGATCTTTTCACCATATTTTTTTGAAAATAAAAATTCCTGAGCCCTTTCCCAAAGAAATAATTTACTTTTTGAAAATATTTGTCTTGCGGAAATATTATTTAATGAATCTTTTTCTCTTTTTTTCTTGAATAAATTATTGTCCTCAAAGAATTGATTAAACTGAGAAATACTGTCTTCATCAATATCTAATGAAATTTTTTCGTAAGATTTGTAAGTATAAGATTCTAAACTTTTCGGGGAATTTTTTGTGAAGTATTGATTTACTTTTTTAAGTATTTCTAACGCTTTCGGATCACTTTTATCTTCAATAATAATTTCTTCAATGGCTGTTGTTTTTGAAGATTTTTTGATAAGTGAAACGGTCATGTCGCTTTCTACAACTGATGTTTCTTTCTGATATTGACTCGCCTGAACGGTGATGCTTTTACATTTTGACTTAAATTCCAAAATACCCTGAGCATCTGTTTCGCCCAATAATTTGTCATTACAAAACACTTTAGCATTGGGAACAGGAATTTTACTAGCATCGTCTACTACTTTGATTTTTGATTGTGAAAAACCAAAAATAGAGATCAAGAAAAATATAAACAGTAAAACCCTTTTCATGTAAAAAAAACTATGTCAAAAGTAATAATATTTATTGTGTTGGAAAAGTTTTAATCATTGATATTCAAATGATTTTTGATAGAGAAAATCTTGGATGAAAAAGAAAAACGCCCGAAAATTTCGGACGTTCTTTATTTTATATTTAAATGAATTTAATTAAATATTTAAAGCTTTCTGATAAGCATTTTCCAAACCATCAAGATTTTTTCCTCCAGCAGTTGCGAAACCTGGGTTTCCACCGCCTCCGCCTTGGATTTCTTTAGCTAACTCTTTAATAAGTGCGCCAGCCTGATAAATTCCGGCTAAATCATCTGAAACTCCAACGGTAATCATTGGTTTTCCGTCTGCGTCGGACAGGATAACCGTTATAGAAGTTGGAATTTCTTTCTTCAACTGGAAGACGATGTCTTTCACTGAACCAGCATCTAAAGAAGTTCTTTTCACTAAAAGTAATTTATCGCCTTTTTGCTCATAAGCACCTTTCCAGTCATCGATTTCGCCTTTTGCTTTTTCTTTTTTGAAAGCTTCTACTTCTGATTTCAATGATGCATTTTCTTCGATTAATTTTTCGATCGAACGTACAACATCTTTAGATTTCAACAATTGAGAAAGCTCTGTAATTTGCTTTTCTAAACCTTTGAAATATTCATCAGATTTATCTCCTGAAATCGCTTCAATTCTTCTGATTCCTGCTGCTGCAGAACTTTCTGAAGTTAATTTGAAATGACCGATTTCGCTTGTATTTTTAACATGAGTTCCACCGCAAAGTTCTTTTGAACTTCCAAACTGGATCATTCTAACGCTGTCACCATATTTTTCACCAAACAAAGCCATTGCACCTTTGTCAATCGCTTCCTGAATCGGAATATTTCTAAATTCCTGTAAAGCAATACTTTCTTTAATCTTTGCATTAACCTTTTCTTCAACCAAAGCCAATTCTTCCTCTGTCATTTTATTGAAATGAGAAAAGTCAAAACGAAGATACTCAGGACCAACGTAAGAACCTTTTTGTTCAACGTGAGTTCCTAAAACATCTCTTAAAGCTTCATGCAAAAGGTGAGTCACCGAGTGATTTGCTTGGGAGTTTTTTCTGTCGGTTGCATCTACTTTAGCATAGAAAACAGCACCTGCATCTTTCGGAAGACCATTGATTAAAGAAATAATCAATCCGTTTTCCTTTTTGGTTTCTAATACTTCGAAACTTTCTGTAGCGTTTTCAAGAACGCCTTTATCACCAACTTGTCCACCACCTTCAGGGTAGAAAGGAGAGTTGCTCAACACAACCTGATAAAATTCACCGTCTTTATTTTCTACTTTTCTGTATCTTGTAATGTATGTTTCTGCTTCGATTTGGTCATAACCAACGAAGTTTTCCGGTTTTTCTTCTAAAGTTACCCAGTCGTACACTTTCTGAGCAGAATCAGCTTTTGAACGAAGTTTTTGCTTCTCCATTTCCGCTTTGAAACCTTCTTCATCGATGGTCAATCCTTTTTCCTCTGCAATAATTCTCGTTAAATCATCCGGGAAACCATAAGTATCATATAATTCAAAAACTTCTTCGCTTGGTAAAACCTTCGACTTGCTTTCAATCGTTTGTTGAATTAATCTTTCAACTCTGATCAATCCGTTTTCAATTGTTTTTAAGAAAGATTCTTCTTCGCTTTTGATAACTTCTGTTACCAATTTTCCTTGTTTTACTAGTTCAGGGAAGAATTGTCCCATCTGATCTTTAAGAACAGCAACTAATTCGAAAAGAAAAGGTTCTTTCATATCCAGGAATCTGTAAGAATAAGAAATAGCTCTTCTTAAAATTCTTCTGATCACGTAACCTGCCCCTCCGTTTGAAGGCAATTGTCCGTCTGCAATCGCAAAAGAAACCGCTCTGATGTGGTCTACCACAACACGGATGGCAATATCTTTTTCGTCTTCTAAAATTCCTGTATATTTTTTACCAGAAAGTTCTTCAACTTTAGAAATCAACGGAGTGAAAACATCGGTGTCATAATTGGAAGATTTCCCCTGAAGCGCCATACAAAGACGTTCGAAGCCCATTCCTGTATCAACGTGTTGTTGAGGAAGTTTTTCCAGTGATTTGTCAGCTTTTCTGTTGAATTCCATGAAAACCAAGTTCCAGACTTCAACAACTTGTGGGTGGTCGTTATTTACCAATTCTAGCCCTGAAACTTTAGCTTTTTCTTCTTCTGATCTGATGTCAATATGAATTTCTGAACAAGGTCCGCAAGGTCCGCTTTCACCCATTTCCCAGAAATTATCTTTCTTATTTCCGTTGATAATTCTGTCTTCAGAAATATGAGATTTCCAGAAATCATAAGCATCCTGATCTCTTTCAAGATTCTCAGAAGCGTCTCCTTCAAAAATGGTTACATATAAGTTCTCTTTTGGAATTCCGTAAACTTCCGTCAGCAATTCCCAGGCAAAAGCAATAGCATCTTTTTTAAAATAATCACCAAAAGACCAGTTTCCCAACATCTCAAACATGGTGTGGTGATAAGTATCTCTACCTACATCATCCAAGTCATTATGCTTCCCGGAAACTCTCAAACACTTCTGTGTATCGGCAATTCTTGGGGCGGTAGGCGTTTTGTAGCCTAAGAAAAAATCCTTGAACTGCGTCATTCCGGAGTTGGAAAACATTAAAGTAGGGTCGTCTTTCAGCACAATTGGAGCCGAAGGAACGATAAGGTGGCCTTTACTTTTAAAATAATCTAAAAATTTTTGACGTATCTCTTGTGATGTCATAATTATATATGTTGCTTTGCTTTTTACAAATTTTCGATAAGATGCAAATTTACTATTTTTAGGTGATTTAGTTTTAAATATTTAATACTTTTGGAAAGATTGTTTCAATAGTTTGAAACATTTTAAGGAGCTATTTCCCGCTTTCCGTTGCAATCTTTTTTTTCAAAAAAGGATTTTCTCTTCAATCGGGGCTAGGTTTGCAGTCATTCTTCTCAATATTAGAAGTAATAATTATCCGCAAACTTTGTCATCCTGGAAGGATCTCGACGGTCGGAAAACAAAGATTTCAATTTTGTTTTTTTTGAGATTGCTTTACTTCGACAGACTCAGTACAGGCTCGCTTCGCTCCTCGCAATGACCAAATGATTTAATGAAAATTTTGCACTTTAAGATTTAACTTTCTATATTCGTTTTAATATTAAATAAAAACTCTCGCAGATTTTTAAAACTCAAACATCTGTGCCAATTTGTGCAATCTGTGGGCAAATAATATTAAACAGTAAATGACGAAAAACGAAACATTAAAAAGTTGGATTGAACAATACTCCGAATCTTTGTTGAAAAGAGCGGTTTATGTGCTTTCAGATAAAATAGAGGCGGAAGATATTGTTCAGGAGGTTTTTATTGCTGCTTTTTCGTCGTATGATTCTTTTGAAGGAAAAAGTAAACCTTTAACTTGGCTGAATACGATTCTTAATAATAAAGTAGCTGATTTTTACAGAAAAAAATATAAATCTGAACCCGAAATCAGGCTTGACCATTTTTTTGATGAAACAGGCTCATGGAAAAATAATGATGTACTGAACGATTGGGATGCTACCAATAAAGAAACAGAGCTTTTGGATAATAATGATTTTAATAA encodes:
- a CDS encoding sigma-70 family RNA polymerase sigma factor, translating into MTKNETLKSWIEQYSESLLKRAVYVLSDKIEAEDIVQEVFIAAFSSYDSFEGKSKPLTWLNTILNNKVADFYRKKYKSEPEIRLDHFFDETGSWKNNDVLNDWDATNKETELLDNNDFNKTLEDCIEDLPSRWKIPMKMYYLQEKKAPEVSQELNISTTNLWKILQRSRMQLRECLDFNWFAQS
- the alaS gene encoding alanine--tRNA ligase, with translation MTSQEIRQKFLDYFKSKGHLIVPSAPIVLKDDPTLMFSNSGMTQFKDFFLGYKTPTAPRIADTQKCLRVSGKHNDLDDVGRDTYHHTMFEMLGNWSFGDYFKKDAIAFAWELLTEVYGIPKENLYVTIFEGDASENLERDQDAYDFWKSHISEDRIINGNKKDNFWEMGESGPCGPCSEIHIDIRSEEEKAKVSGLELVNNDHPQVVEVWNLVFMEFNRKADKSLEKLPQQHVDTGMGFERLCMALQGKSSNYDTDVFTPLISKVEELSGKKYTGILEDEKDIAIRVVVDHIRAVSFAIADGQLPSNGGAGYVIRRILRRAISYSYRFLDMKEPFLFELVAVLKDQMGQFFPELVKQGKLVTEVIKSEEESFLKTIENGLIRVERLIQQTIESKSKVLPSEEVFELYDTYGFPDDLTRIIAEEKGLTIDEEGFKAEMEKQKLRSKADSAQKVYDWVTLEEKPENFVGYDQIEAETYITRYRKVENKDGEFYQVVLSNSPFYPEGGGQVGDKGVLENATESFEVLETKKENGLIISLINGLPKDAGAVFYAKVDATDRKNSQANHSVTHLLHEALRDVLGTHVEQKGSYVGPEYLRFDFSHFNKMTEEELALVEEKVNAKIKESIALQEFRNIPIQEAIDKGAMALFGEKYGDSVRMIQFGSSKELCGGTHVKNTSEIGHFKLTSESSAAAGIRRIEAISGDKSDEYFKGLEKQITELSQLLKSKDVVRSIEKLIEENASLKSEVEAFKKEKAKGEIDDWKGAYEQKGDKLLLVKRTSLDAGSVKDIVFQLKKEIPTSITVILSDADGKPMITVGVSDDLAGIYQAGALIKELAKEIQGGGGGNPGFATAGGKNLDGLENAYQKALNI
- a CDS encoding M20/M25/M40 family metallo-hydrolase, with product MIKKQYLLSVFTLFIFSLGNAQNYKKPLVSAIKETDLRKDMYELAADQFWGREAGTLDELKVSMWLADKAKEAGMKPAGDNGTFFQFFDMYRHQVIPQSSLKIGENSLKLWKDFLVAEPVNANIDAEIVYAGTTEPEDLSKLNIKGKILAINASDKNIDKEMTLFVRRYPGFVRTKYYNKAFELGAKAIIFITDDTSEKSWVEVLPQMTRGVYGVEGLREKVTNNIPVLWIKRENANWVKNNPKISLNLITETYKYPSVNIIGKIEGTDPTLKDEYVLLSGHQDHDGVRHPVKNDTIYNGADDNASTCVAMLAMARAYKKQPGKRSILFVFHGAEERGLLGSRWHAAHPVVPKEKIVAVLNGDMIGRNDNNEAALLGGNAPHKNSEELVKMAEDANNESTKFKYLKDWDSPNHAEYFYFRSDHLPYAKVGIPAIFFTSVLHDQYHTPQDESENINYKKLYKMTEWMYRTSWKVANEVDRPKVISNFTLER